A stretch of the Xylanibacillus composti genome encodes the following:
- a CDS encoding DegT/DnrJ/EryC1/StrS family aminotransferase gives MTSNRIFLSSPHIGEYERVFVEEAFSTNWIAPLGPNVDAFEYELAEYAGVAGAVVLSSGTAAIHLALKLLGVQQGDLVFCSSLTFVASANPILYQGATPIFIDSEPESWNMSPKALEKAFHDAQLSGKFPKAVIVVNLYGQSADLDPIMELCNYYNVPVIEDAAESLGATYKSRKSGSIGYFGIYSFNGNKIITTSGGGALISNDLDALDKARFWATQAREPAKHYQHIECGYNYRMSNVLAGIGRGQLRVLEERVRARREVSQVYLERLSKFKGISFMPEATFGRSTRWLTVVTLDPQLIAVTPSEIINELEAANIESRPVWKPLHRQPLFEKCLYYPHKEHESISDILFARGLCLPSGSNMRTEDQEKIIYHLESILNSGMKKY, from the coding sequence TTGACATCAAATAGAATCTTTTTATCTTCACCACACATCGGGGAGTATGAACGTGTTTTTGTGGAGGAGGCATTCTCCACTAATTGGATTGCTCCTTTAGGCCCTAATGTGGATGCATTTGAATACGAACTGGCAGAATATGCAGGGGTAGCTGGAGCGGTAGTGCTTTCATCCGGTACTGCTGCAATTCATTTGGCATTAAAACTACTAGGGGTTCAGCAAGGAGACTTGGTCTTTTGCTCATCACTCACTTTTGTAGCAAGTGCTAATCCCATCCTGTATCAAGGTGCTACACCAATATTTATTGATTCCGAGCCCGAAAGTTGGAATATGTCTCCTAAAGCACTGGAAAAAGCTTTCCATGACGCTCAACTTTCTGGAAAGTTTCCTAAAGCTGTTATTGTTGTTAATCTATACGGGCAGAGTGCGGATCTAGACCCCATCATGGAACTATGCAACTACTATAATGTTCCAGTCATTGAAGATGCCGCGGAATCGTTAGGGGCGACATACAAAAGTCGAAAGAGCGGGTCAATTGGATATTTTGGAATCTATTCTTTTAATGGTAATAAAATTATAACAACATCAGGTGGCGGAGCGCTGATTTCAAATGATCTTGACGCGTTAGATAAAGCACGTTTTTGGGCAACTCAGGCTCGTGAACCAGCCAAACATTACCAACATATTGAGTGCGGCTATAATTATCGTATGAGTAATGTGCTGGCGGGGATTGGTAGAGGACAACTGCGTGTATTAGAGGAACGCGTTCGTGCAAGAAGAGAAGTAAGTCAAGTTTATTTAGAGAGATTATCTAAGTTTAAAGGTATATCTTTTATGCCGGAGGCGACATTTGGAAGATCAACAAGATGGCTGACTGTAGTGACTTTAGATCCACAGTTGATTGCAGTAACTCCATCGGAAATTATTAATGAGCTAGAAGCCGCTAATATTGAGTCTCGGCCTGTATGGAAACCTTTACATCGTCAACCTCTTTTTGAAAAATGTCTTTATTACCCGCATAAAGAACACGAAAGCATCTCAGATATATTGTTTGCACGTGGTTTGTGTCTACCATCTGGATCTAATATGAGGACTGAAGATCAGGAAAAAATTATTTACCATTTGGAATCAATATTAAATAGTGGAATGAAAAAGTATTAA
- a CDS encoding O-antigen ligase family protein: MNRVTTDKLYEKLVVYITLISLFLSIETIYKSYNGLLIAITLNVIVFILISIIHLKMRYKYNLIIFSLLLMYLLWLIITGLSNNGNTVVFDLVHWVYLILFIVTLPSLNDDLSRNIVILKKVGFVFLLFAIIFLVLNFSHITFGVNLLSNSNKLLLNELLYNINIDGYIIFYSTVIWTVMFYIYKNKSYLVYALISLLILLISGVRAAIMGYIVFVLTNILLSQYKKKSSTKLKIIVIIIFIPLIIILMSLVMIDHIKEIEFLELDKISSGRFSIWGQSIELILEKPYVGHGMRGWGEVLGSNQDHWNPHNFVLTIILSYGFIGFTIYMLLFSYIIFKALSIYKSIKDISLKEKMLINLISINFSQLCLFITNVGFYGSYNLESIFYMVFLTIMLNIIFKYKLGDA; this comes from the coding sequence ATGAACCGTGTAACAACGGATAAGTTATATGAAAAACTAGTTGTCTATATAACTTTAATATCGTTATTTCTTTCAATTGAGACAATCTATAAGAGTTATAATGGATTACTTATTGCAATAACATTAAATGTAATTGTTTTCATTCTAATTTCAATTATTCATCTTAAAATGAGATATAAATATAATTTAATTATCTTCTCTCTTTTGTTGATGTACCTACTGTGGCTTATAATAACTGGTTTGAGTAATAACGGTAACACTGTAGTGTTCGATTTAGTGCACTGGGTATATCTAATTTTATTTATCGTTACACTGCCCAGTTTAAATGACGACTTGAGTAGAAATATTGTTATTTTGAAAAAGGTAGGGTTTGTATTTTTATTATTCGCAATTATTTTTTTGGTCTTAAATTTTAGCCATATCACATTTGGAGTAAACTTATTGAGTAATAGTAATAAGTTATTGTTAAACGAGTTGTTATATAATATTAATATTGACGGCTACATTATATTTTATTCTACAGTAATTTGGACTGTAATGTTCTATATATACAAAAATAAAAGTTACTTAGTTTATGCGCTTATTTCACTTCTCATACTTCTGATTTCCGGTGTGCGAGCGGCAATAATGGGATATATAGTTTTCGTGCTAACAAATATTCTTTTATCACAATACAAAAAGAAGAGTTCAACTAAGTTGAAAATCATTGTAATTATCATATTCATCCCCCTCATTATCATTTTAATGTCTTTAGTTATGATTGATCACATTAAAGAAATTGAGTTTTTGGAATTAGACAAGATCTCATCGGGGAGATTTTCTATATGGGGGCAGTCAATCGAACTTATATTAGAAAAACCTTATGTAGGGCATGGAATGCGAGGTTGGGGAGAAGTTCTTGGTTCCAACCAAGACCATTGGAATCCGCATAACTTTGTATTAACAATTATTTTATCATACGGCTTTATTGGTTTTACAATCTATATGTTGTTATTTAGTTATATTATTTTCAAAGCACTAAGTATCTACAAAAGTATTAAGGACATTTCTCTGAAAGAAAAAATGTTGATAAACTTAATATCCATCAACTTTTCACAACTCTGCCTATTCATTACTAATGTCGGGTTTTATGGGAGTTATAATTTAGAGTCAATATTTTACATGGTATTTTTAACAATAATGCTAAATATCATCTTTAAATATAAGCTTGGAGACGCTTGA
- a CDS encoding lipid II flippase MurJ, with the protein MNIIKTSVLVICFSLFIRLLGFVRDILTAMKFGISEHIDLYFTALTFITVVPILMSQSIQDSIVPIYNKILKKYNIEYINNHINQLVFVGLAFVFILSMAFYLFIDDILSLLMGNTNSINYSLLLRLCKIGFPIAIFSIIEAIFLGFLLAKKFYYITAISSIPLNLVCIYYLIVYGNDQNITMFMVVTLLSYVAKFVVTYFFAIKYGYKFRPKATVSDYLTENIKVIAPTMISSSVFLINTYLDRFFATGMEGGSVAAIVYSGKVITLMHSIIIISIANVIFPKLSELKNDTVEQLNTFLISSKLLTFISLPLTFIVLLFSNEIISTLFERGLFDSSAVRLTGEVLKWYALGFLGYAIIEKFTRYAYANHKSWQAVIVGIVIISSNIILNVMLSKNMGPNGIALATSLSFFIGVLFYFTFLIKENEESKKLIFASLVTFLRVIIATVLSYLIVRNYIASNYSFAIDLSIFEKLISLSFVTAKSISVFIFLIILLEIRSLIKWIRRKTT; encoded by the coding sequence ATGAATATCATAAAAACGTCAGTTCTAGTGATATGTTTTAGTTTGTTTATTAGATTATTAGGATTTGTTCGGGATATTCTGACAGCTATGAAGTTTGGTATATCGGAACATATTGATTTATATTTTACAGCTTTAACGTTCATAACAGTAGTGCCAATTTTAATGTCACAATCCATTCAGGATTCGATTGTTCCAATATACAATAAGATACTAAAGAAATACAACATTGAATATATTAACAACCATATCAATCAATTGGTTTTTGTAGGACTGGCTTTCGTATTTATATTGAGTATGGCGTTTTATTTATTTATCGATGATATTTTATCACTGCTTATGGGTAATACAAATTCAATAAATTACAGTTTACTATTAAGATTATGCAAAATAGGATTCCCAATTGCTATTTTTTCTATTATAGAAGCAATTTTTTTAGGATTCTTGTTAGCAAAGAAATTCTATTATATAACAGCTATAAGTAGTATACCTTTAAATCTGGTATGTATATATTATTTGATTGTATATGGAAACGACCAAAATATCACAATGTTTATGGTCGTAACTTTATTGTCATATGTTGCAAAGTTTGTTGTGACTTATTTTTTCGCAATTAAATACGGGTACAAATTTAGGCCCAAGGCTACGGTTAGTGATTATCTAACAGAGAATATTAAAGTGATTGCCCCTACTATGATAAGTAGCTCGGTATTTTTGATTAACACTTATTTGGACAGATTTTTTGCAACTGGAATGGAAGGAGGGAGTGTCGCTGCTATAGTTTATTCTGGTAAAGTGATAACATTAATGCACAGTATAATAATAATATCTATTGCTAATGTTATATTCCCTAAATTATCTGAACTTAAAAATGACACAGTTGAACAGCTTAATACATTTCTAATAAGCAGTAAGTTGCTGACGTTTATATCGTTACCACTGACATTTATTGTTTTATTATTCTCGAATGAGATTATTAGCACTTTATTCGAAAGGGGATTATTTGATAGTAGTGCAGTTAGACTAACTGGTGAAGTACTAAAGTGGTATGCGCTTGGATTTCTTGGATATGCAATTATTGAGAAGTTTACTCGTTATGCATATGCGAACCATAAATCTTGGCAGGCAGTAATTGTTGGAATTGTTATTATCAGTAGTAATATTATATTAAATGTGATGTTATCCAAAAATATGGGTCCGAATGGAATTGCATTGGCAACATCTTTGAGTTTTTTTATAGGCGTGCTATTCTATTTTACATTCTTAATTAAGGAGAATGAAGAAAGTAAGAAACTAATATTCGCTAGCTTAGTGACATTTTTAAGGGTAATAATCGCAACTGTACTTTCATATCTGATAGTGCGGAATTACATTGCAAGTAACTATTCATTTGCAATTGATCTATCGATATTCGAAAAACTGATTTCTCTATCATTTGTCACTGCTAAATCAATATCCGTATTCATATTCTTAATTATTCTTTTAGAAATAAGAAGTCTGATTAAATGGATACGGAGAAAGACAACTTAA
- the wecB gene encoding non-hydrolyzing UDP-N-acetylglucosamine 2-epimerase — protein sequence MKKLKVMTVVGTRPEIIRLSCVIRKLEQSDVIEHTLVHTGQNYDYELNEVFFKDFNLSKPDHFLDAATGSAVETIGNVLIRIDKILDQVKPDAFLVLGDTNSCLCAIAAKKKKIPIFHMEAGNRCFDQRVPEETNRKIVDHIADINLTYSDIAREYLLREGLPADRVIKTGSPMFEVLGSKKGEIDKSNILRNLNLNEDEYFVVSAHREENINMEGNFTALIDSLNTIANKYCLPIIFSTHPRTRNMLESRKSELSPLIQTVKPLGFIDYIKLQKSAKAVLSDSGTISEEASILGLKALNIREAHERPEAMEETSVMMVGLGKDRILQGLKLLENYNNQPLRIVSDYNIPNVSEKVVRIIISYTDYVMRTVWSARNS from the coding sequence ATGAAAAAATTAAAGGTAATGACTGTAGTAGGTACTCGTCCTGAAATTATTAGACTTTCATGTGTGATTCGTAAACTAGAACAATCTGATGTTATTGAACATACCCTTGTGCATACTGGCCAAAACTATGACTATGAGTTAAACGAAGTATTTTTTAAGGACTTTAATTTAAGTAAACCAGATCATTTCTTGGATGCTGCAACAGGTTCTGCAGTCGAAACAATAGGTAATGTTTTGATAAGAATAGATAAAATTTTGGATCAGGTAAAACCTGATGCATTTCTGGTACTAGGAGATACAAATAGCTGCTTATGTGCTATTGCTGCGAAAAAGAAAAAAATACCGATATTCCACATGGAAGCAGGAAATAGGTGTTTCGATCAGCGGGTACCAGAAGAAACAAACAGAAAAATTGTAGATCATATTGCTGATATCAACCTTACCTATAGTGATATTGCTAGAGAATATTTACTACGCGAAGGTTTGCCTGCAGATAGAGTGATCAAAACAGGAAGTCCAATGTTTGAGGTGTTGGGTTCCAAAAAAGGTGAAATTGACAAATCAAATATTCTCAGAAATCTTAATCTGAATGAGGATGAATATTTTGTTGTTTCCGCACATAGAGAAGAAAACATTAATATGGAAGGAAACTTTACGGCTTTAATAGATAGTCTTAATACTATTGCCAACAAATATTGTTTACCAATTATTTTCAGTACACACCCTAGAACAAGAAATATGTTAGAATCAAGAAAGAGTGAATTAAGCCCTCTAATTCAAACAGTAAAACCACTAGGGTTTATTGACTACATTAAACTCCAAAAGAGTGCAAAAGCAGTACTAAGTGATAGTGGTACTATAAGCGAAGAAGCATCAATATTGGGACTGAAAGCACTCAATATTAGAGAGGCTCATGAAAGACCAGAGGCAATGGAAGAAACTTCAGTGATGATGGTAGGTTTGGGGAAAGATCGTATCTTACAGGGGTTGAAGTTACTTGAGAATTATAATAATCAACCCTTAAGAATAGTTTCCGATTATAATATACCAAATGTCTCAGAAAAAGTCGTAAGGATTATAATTTCATATACAGATTATGTGATGAGAACAGTTTGGAGCGCTAGAAACTCCTAG